From Dietzia sp. ANT_WB102, a single genomic window includes:
- a CDS encoding flavodoxin family protein, with the protein MSSVLVVHHAPSPRLRRILEALVTGLAHPDLEGIEVESVPALATTDDHVLRADGYVLLTPANFGYMSGALKHFFDRTYYTCEGAVSGRPYALCVHGDNDTAGAVNSVERIATGWGLQAVAPAVQLTGEPDREGFDTAAEVAATVGAHLLG; encoded by the coding sequence ATGAGTTCGGTTCTGGTGGTGCACCACGCCCCGTCGCCGCGCCTGCGCCGGATACTGGAGGCTCTCGTGACAGGCCTCGCACATCCCGATCTCGAGGGGATCGAAGTGGAGTCAGTTCCCGCGCTGGCCACCACCGATGACCACGTCCTGCGCGCTGACGGCTATGTTCTGCTCACCCCGGCCAACTTCGGATACATGTCCGGCGCGCTCAAGCATTTCTTCGATCGCACCTACTACACCTGTGAGGGGGCGGTTTCGGGCCGCCCCTACGCCCTGTGCGTGCACGGGGACAACGACACGGCCGGCGCGGTCAACTCGGTCGAGCGAATCGCCACCGGGTGGGGACTACAGGCCGTCGCCCCAGCCGTCCAGCTGACCGGTGAACCCGATCGCGAGGGTTTCGACACCGCCGCAGAGGTAGCGGCCACCGTCGGCGCACATCTGCTCGGCTGA
- the thyX gene encoding FAD-dependent thymidylate synthase, translated as MSELVRRQVRLVAHTEFIPPDEIKWETDAEGGSALAEFAGRACYQSWDKPNPRTATNAGYLRHILEVGHLSVFEHASVTFYITGISRSCTHELIRHRHFSYSQLSQRFVPEHDSKVVPPPAIADDPELVEIFRRATDASRDAYAEMLAKLEDRFADVPNPMLRHKQARQAARSVLPNATETRIVVTGNYRSWRHFIGMRATEHADTEIRGLAIDVLRRLQEAAPAVFSDFEIATLEDGSEIAVSPYVLEG; from the coding sequence ATGTCCGAGCTCGTCCGGCGGCAAGTCCGCCTGGTCGCGCACACCGAGTTCATCCCCCCCGACGAGATCAAGTGGGAGACGGATGCGGAAGGTGGGTCCGCGCTGGCCGAGTTCGCGGGGAGAGCCTGTTACCAGAGCTGGGACAAGCCCAATCCACGCACCGCCACCAACGCCGGATATCTCCGACACATCCTCGAGGTGGGACACCTGTCGGTGTTCGAGCACGCGAGCGTCACCTTCTACATCACCGGAATCTCCCGTTCGTGCACGCACGAGCTGATTCGGCACCGTCACTTCTCCTATAGCCAGTTGTCCCAGCGTTTCGTCCCCGAGCACGACTCCAAGGTGGTGCCTCCTCCTGCGATCGCGGACGACCCCGAGCTCGTAGAGATCTTCCGCCGGGCGACCGACGCCTCCCGGGACGCCTATGCCGAGATGCTGGCCAAACTCGAGGACCGGTTCGCGGACGTCCCCAATCCCATGCTGCGGCACAAGCAGGCACGTCAGGCCGCCCGGTCCGTGCTTCCGAACGCCACAGAGACCCGGATCGTTGTGACGGGCAACTACCGGTCGTGGCGACACTTCATCGGCATGCGCGCCACCGAACATGCCGATACCGAGATCCGGGGATTGGCGATCGACGTCCTGCGCCGTCTGCAAGAGGCCGCGCCGGCAGTGTTCTCCGACTTCGAGATCGCCACACTTGAGGACGGGTCGGAGATCGCCGTCAGCCCCTACGTTCTCGAGGGATGA
- the dapA gene encoding 4-hydroxy-tetrahydrodipicolinate synthase, with protein sequence MTHVTTRGPVGWELSADSSRAPADAGRPAPFGTVVTAMVTPFGSDGHVDLKAVARVARHLVDSGCDGLVVSGTTGESPTTTDAEKIAVLETVLAEVGDRATIVAGVGTYDTAHSVHAARQAAASGAHGLLVVTPYYSKPTQAGLDAHFRTIADATDRPVMLYDIPPRSVVPIQADTLIGLAAHPNIVAVKDAKGDFHDAVTVMSHCDLAYYSGDDQLNLPWLAVGATGFVSVIGHVAASRLVDLRQAFLSGDIETARRINLGLLPLFDAQRALGGVSMSKAALELLGIPAGVPRLPQLPPTDEQRDALAALLHRAGVTR encoded by the coding sequence ATGACACACGTGACCACCCGGGGGCCTGTCGGCTGGGAGCTGTCGGCCGACAGCAGCCGGGCCCCTGCCGATGCAGGGCGCCCCGCGCCATTCGGCACAGTGGTCACGGCGATGGTAACCCCGTTCGGATCCGACGGACACGTTGATTTGAAGGCCGTCGCACGTGTCGCGCGACATCTCGTGGACTCGGGATGCGACGGTCTCGTCGTCTCGGGGACCACGGGGGAGTCGCCCACCACCACCGATGCGGAGAAGATCGCGGTCCTCGAGACCGTCCTTGCAGAGGTGGGTGACCGGGCGACCATCGTCGCTGGCGTCGGTACCTACGACACCGCGCACTCCGTACACGCAGCCCGGCAGGCCGCGGCCTCCGGAGCTCACGGGCTGCTCGTGGTGACGCCGTACTACTCCAAGCCCACCCAGGCGGGGCTCGACGCGCACTTCCGGACGATCGCAGACGCGACCGACCGGCCTGTGATGCTTTACGACATCCCGCCGCGGTCGGTGGTCCCCATCCAGGCGGACACGCTGATCGGTCTGGCCGCCCACCCGAACATCGTGGCGGTCAAGGACGCGAAGGGCGACTTCCACGACGCTGTCACCGTCATGTCCCACTGCGATCTCGCCTACTACTCGGGCGACGATCAGCTCAACCTCCCGTGGCTGGCCGTCGGTGCGACCGGGTTCGTCAGCGTGATCGGCCACGTGGCCGCGTCACGGCTCGTCGACTTACGGCAGGCCTTCCTCAGCGGCGACATCGAGACTGCACGACGTATCAACCTCGGACTCCTCCCGCTCTTCGACGCCCAGAGGGCGCTCGGGGGCGTGTCGATGTCCAAAGCAGCATTAGAACTTCTCGGGATCCCGGCCGGAGTGCCGCGACTCCCGCAGTTACCACCAACCGACGAGCAGCGAGACGCCCTTGCGGCGCTGCTGCACAGAGCAGGAGTCACCAGATGA
- a CDS encoding ribonuclease J: MTESTSTGRGRGRTRRAAGRPSGEPAPTTAVQFTEPTPVADASVTDAGQGRSEQAKAKQDAGEKDRNQQDSRQKAGRQDDSGQKESGPKENTQKDSPRSGSRGRGRGSSSGAKAGSSAGDQNGGHNTGGQNGGRNRSGSGRGRGRGRGDNSTADFGGVKTMQGGDMTVRMASPSKPRKGAMRVVALGGISEIGRNMTVFEYDSKLLIVDCGVLFPSSTEPGVDLILPDFGHIEDRLDQVQALVLTHGHEDHIGAIPFLLKLRPDIPVIGSKFTLALVAAKCREHRIKPVFHEVDESSISNFGPFDVRYFDVNHSIPECLGVVIRAGGNSVMMTGDIKLDQLPTDKRPTDLPKMSRFGDEGIDLLLADSTNATTPGISPSESGVRPALQRLITDARQLVVVACFASNVYRVQSVVDAAAACGRKVALNGRSMLRNMEIALELGLLTDPSRVIVDMDSAAKLPSEKLVVVTTGTQGESMAGLSRMARREHRQVNLSEGDTVLFSSSLVPGNEEAVFGVMNSLSQMGVEVITGREANIHVSGHGYSGELLFIYNAVRPKNAMPVHGEWRHLRANKALAVSTGVPEENVVLAQNGVVVELVDGKATAVGQIPVGNLYVDGLSTGDVGDTVLADRTALSEDGFIVATVVVDPRTGRPVSKPQIIGKGFTDEPGALSPVVELVENALWDLAGEGETDPYRIAQAVRRTVGRWVSEKWRRKPMIVPTVITSAVAQV; the protein is encoded by the coding sequence ATGACGGAAAGTACTTCCACCGGCCGCGGACGCGGCCGCACCCGGCGTGCCGCCGGACGGCCCTCCGGAGAGCCAGCACCCACGACTGCGGTGCAGTTCACCGAGCCCACTCCGGTAGCCGATGCCTCCGTAACAGATGCGGGGCAGGGCCGATCCGAGCAGGCCAAGGCAAAACAGGACGCAGGCGAGAAAGACCGGAATCAGCAAGACAGCCGTCAGAAAGCTGGCCGCCAGGATGACAGCGGCCAAAAAGAGAGCGGCCCGAAAGAGAACACCCAGAAGGATTCGCCCAGGAGTGGATCGCGTGGCCGCGGCAGGGGTTCGTCCTCGGGTGCCAAGGCCGGATCATCCGCTGGCGATCAGAACGGCGGACACAACACTGGCGGCCAGAACGGCGGACGTAACCGAAGCGGCAGCGGCCGGGGCCGGGGCCGAGGACGTGGGGATAACTCGACTGCCGACTTTGGAGGCGTTAAAACCATGCAGGGCGGGGATATGACCGTTCGCATGGCGAGCCCCTCGAAGCCTCGCAAGGGCGCCATGCGGGTCGTCGCACTCGGCGGCATCTCCGAGATCGGCCGAAATATGACGGTCTTCGAGTACGACTCGAAACTGCTCATCGTGGACTGTGGCGTTCTGTTCCCCAGCTCGACCGAGCCCGGCGTGGATCTCATCCTCCCGGACTTCGGGCACATCGAGGATCGCCTTGACCAGGTCCAGGCGCTGGTGCTCACCCACGGGCACGAGGACCATATCGGCGCGATCCCGTTCCTGCTCAAGCTGCGGCCTGACATCCCGGTGATCGGTTCCAAGTTCACCCTCGCCCTCGTTGCCGCCAAGTGCCGGGAGCATCGCATCAAGCCGGTATTCCACGAGGTCGACGAATCGAGCATCAGCAACTTCGGTCCGTTCGATGTTCGCTATTTCGATGTCAACCATTCCATCCCCGAGTGTTTGGGAGTTGTAATCCGCGCCGGGGGCAACTCCGTGATGATGACCGGTGACATCAAGCTCGATCAGCTCCCCACGGACAAGCGCCCCACCGACCTTCCCAAGATGTCGCGGTTCGGTGACGAAGGGATCGACCTACTCCTGGCCGATTCGACGAATGCCACCACGCCGGGCATCAGTCCGTCGGAATCCGGCGTGCGGCCCGCCCTCCAGCGGCTCATCACCGACGCCCGACAGCTCGTGGTGGTCGCCTGCTTCGCCTCCAACGTGTACCGCGTCCAGTCCGTCGTCGATGCGGCGGCCGCTTGCGGCCGCAAGGTCGCACTGAACGGCAGGTCGATGCTTCGCAATATGGAGATCGCCCTCGAGCTGGGCCTGCTCACCGACCCGTCTCGGGTGATCGTGGACATGGACTCCGCGGCCAAGCTTCCGTCGGAAAAGCTCGTCGTGGTGACCACCGGCACCCAGGGCGAGTCCATGGCTGGACTGTCGCGCATGGCCCGGCGTGAGCACCGGCAGGTCAACCTCTCCGAGGGGGACACGGTGCTCTTCTCCTCATCACTCGTGCCAGGCAACGAGGAAGCGGTCTTCGGTGTGATGAACAGCCTGTCGCAGATGGGTGTCGAGGTCATCACCGGGCGTGAGGCGAACATCCACGTGTCGGGCCACGGTTACTCCGGCGAACTGCTGTTCATTTACAATGCCGTCCGGCCCAAGAACGCCATGCCAGTGCATGGTGAGTGGCGCCATCTGCGGGCAAATAAGGCTCTCGCAGTATCAACGGGAGTGCCCGAGGAGAATGTCGTCCTCGCGCAGAACGGCGTCGTCGTCGAGCTCGTCGACGGTAAGGCCACCGCAGTGGGCCAGATCCCCGTCGGCAACCTCTACGTCGATGGTCTCTCCACCGGCGACGTGGGCGACACAGTCCTCGCCGACCGGACCGCGTTGAGCGAGGACGGGTTTATCGTCGCCACGGTAGTGGTCGATCCACGCACCGGCCGTCCCGTGAGCAAGCCGCAAATCATCGGCAAGGGCTTCACAGACGAGCCTGGCGCACTCTCGCCTGTCGTCGAGCTCGTGGAAAATGCTCTGTGGGACCTCGCGGGGGAGGGTGAGACCGACCCGTACCGGATCGCCCAGGCCGTCCGCCGCACCGTTGGACGCTGGGTATCGGAGAAGTGGCGCCGCAAGCCGATGATCGTGCCCACCGTCATCACCTCCGCCGTAGCGCAGGTCTGA
- a CDS encoding TIGR03085 family metal-binding protein: MSPHRPTLAQRERSALVESMRATGPDAPTLCEGWTTRDLAAHLVVREYRPDAAAGVVIPALADRMEQLRLREAERPWEDLLDAISGGAPWYSPLRYADRIANLAEYLVHHEDVRRGSPGWAPRDFDVDDLERIWSLATTVAKTFLRKVRARVDLRTPSYVGSTKIASVSTGAALAPLVSITADPVELMLWTFGRDEVNIDISGAQRGIDALEAVPRGF; encoded by the coding sequence TTGAGCCCCCACCGTCCGACCCTCGCACAGCGGGAACGCAGCGCTTTGGTCGAGAGCATGCGCGCCACGGGGCCTGACGCCCCGACCCTGTGCGAGGGGTGGACGACCCGGGATCTGGCCGCCCATCTCGTCGTGCGTGAGTACCGCCCCGACGCGGCAGCAGGCGTGGTGATCCCGGCGCTGGCGGACCGAATGGAGCAGTTGCGGCTTCGCGAGGCCGAACGTCCTTGGGAGGATCTGCTCGATGCCATCTCCGGCGGCGCGCCCTGGTACTCACCCCTGCGATACGCGGATCGCATCGCCAACCTCGCCGAGTACCTCGTGCACCACGAAGACGTGCGCAGGGGGAGCCCGGGATGGGCACCCCGCGATTTCGACGTAGACGACCTGGAGCGGATCTGGTCACTGGCCACCACTGTGGCCAAGACCTTCCTGCGCAAGGTTCGTGCACGCGTCGATCTGCGTACCCCGTCTTACGTGGGGTCGACCAAGATCGCCTCGGTCTCGACGGGCGCGGCGCTCGCCCCGCTGGTCAGCATCACCGCCGATCCTGTCGAGCTCATGCTGTGGACGTTCGGGCGGGACGAGGTCAACATTGACATCTCAGGTGCACAGCGGGGGATCGACGCACTCGAGGCGGTCCCGCGGGGATTCTGA